The nucleotide sequence TGCCACGAGATAGCACATCAAATGGGGTATGCTGCCGAAGAAGAAGCAAATTATTTAGGGTATTTGGCAGCTTTAAAAACTGATAATCCTTATTTTAAATACAGTGCAGAACTCTTTGCCTTGCGCTATTTTCTCAATGAAGTAGCTCAAGTAGCCCCTACTGAATATGAAAGCCTTCACTCTCAAATTCACAAAGGTATCTTTGAAAACTATAAAGAAGTGCGTTTTTTTTGGCAACAATATGAGAACAAAGCTGAGCCTGTTTTTAAAGCAAGCTACGATGCGTTCTTGAAAGCAAACAAACAATCACAAGGCATCAATAGTTATGATTTAGTGGTGGGATTACTAATTCCTCATTATGCTGGAAATTAGGAATTAGAACTAACCATTAATTATTGACCTTTAATCATTAATTACAGAAATTTGTTAAGTTCCATTAGTAAAACTTCACTGTCTTGAAAGCCTTCTCCGCGCCAAATAAGATTCATATTATTAAAGATAATAACAGTAGGCAAGACACTTATCTTCAGTGCCTTACTTAATTCTTTATTCTTGTTAATGTCTACTTTCACAACCTTTACTCTATCCCTCAAAATAGTAACTACTTCGCGTAATACAGCATTCATATGTAGTGAAACTTCAATACCTTCAGAATAAAAACAAATGAGCACAGGTGTATTTACATTGATGATATCACCAAATTTCTCCATAATTTTATGTTTAAAATAATGGCACAAAAATACAAAGTTTTTTTTAATTACAAATAGAAATAAACAAAATATATTATTTTTTATTTTTAAAAAGCTATTAACGCTATCTTATTTTCCTCTTTCCTTTAGCATTTCTTTGTTCATTGTTCGTCTTTTGTTCGTTCATTGTTCGTTGTAGAGCCACTGTAGACCCACTGTAGAGCCACTGTAGAGCCACTCATTGTTCGTTCTTCCTATAAGATTCGTATAAGCTAAGTATAAGATTGCTTTAAACAAAAACTGTCTTTCTTTGTTGTTTATAGATTCGTTTTTCTATTGTTGGCAAAGTTTCTATTTTTTGGAATTCGTGGGAGATTAAAAAAAACAGCGAAACTACTTATTTGTAATTGCTTGTTGTGCTAAGAATTTCTGTAGTGTAAGTCATACTATCTCTTATGTCGAACTCATATTAAAATTAAAAAATATCTAAAAAAATTTGGTAGTAACAAATATTCTTTCTACTTTTGCCATTATTACTCCGCAAAGGGGTAAGTTTTGTCATTTAAAATATATAAAAATATGAAGTTTATAGTATCAAGTTCTTACTTATTAAAGAAGTTACAAGTATTTGGCGGTGTAATCAATAACAACAATACAATGCCTATACTCGATAACTTTTTGTTTGAACTGTCTACCAATTCTTTAACTATCTCTGCTTCCGATTTGGAAACTACTGTAAGAGGTACTTTGGAAGTAGAATCAGATTCAGAAGGGAGCATAGCAGTATCAGCTAAATTATTGACAGATATTCTTAAAACCTTTTCAGAACAACCCCTTACCTTTTTGGTAAAAGAGAATAATGTAATAGAAATTAGCTCTACTACCGGTAATTATACCTTAGCTTATTTAGATGGAGAGGAGTTTCCTCGCCCTGTAGCTTTGCCTGAAGCAAGCAAAGTAACGATGATAGGCGATGTATTAGCAACTGCCGTGCAAAAGACTATCTTCGCAGCAGGAAATGACGATTTACGTCCTACAATGAGCGGTATTTTATTCCAATTCAGTGAAAACGGACTTACCTTTGTAGGTACTGATGCTCATAAATTAGTGAAATACGAACGCTTAGACATCAAAGCTAATGAAGCGGCTGATTTCATTATGCCTAAAAAACCGTTGAACATTCTCAAAGGTATTTTGGCAGGTAGCGAAACAGAAGTAACTGTGGAATACAACGAGAGCAATGCAAAATTCTCTTTTGACGATATGGAATTCATCTGCCGCCTTATAGATGGTAAATATCCTAACTACGATGCAGTAATTCCTAAAGAAAATCCTAACAAACTTATCTTAAATCGTTCGCAATTCTATAGTTCTATTAACCGTTTGTCGTTGTTTTCAAATAAAACCACTCACCAAGTGCGCTTGAAAATAGCTGGTTCTAGCTTGGTAATTTCAGCTGAGGACGTAGATTATAGCAACAAAGGTGAGGAGCGTTTCACTTGCAACTATCAGGGAGACGATTTAGAAATAGGCTTCAACTCTAAGTTCTTGAAAGAGATGATTAATAACTTAGACTCTGATGAAATCTTGATAGAAATGTCGTTGCCAAATCGCGCCGGACTTATCACGCCTGTTGATGGACTTGATGAGGGAGAGAAAGTGCTAATGTTGGCAATGCCAATTATGCTTAACACAAATCAATAAATAAAGAATTTTTCATTTTTAAAATGAAACGCCTTATGAGTCTCTTTTTAAGGCGTTTCTTTTTTTAAGAGAGAAATCACAATGTTTATCATTCAAAAATAACTATCTATGAAGTCCATTTTAGAAAGAATAAAACCTTTTACTTATATAGCTAGCTTATACCTTATCGTATCGTTTGTGATGCGCATCGTTTTTATGGTGCACCCTATCACTGCTACCACATTTTCGGTGTGGAGTGTGTTTAAGATGCTTTTCATAGGCTTACTATCCGACGCTTTTGTGATAGTATTGGCAAGTAGTATTTTAATGCTTTATTTCCTATTTATTGCCAATGTAAAGTACAAAAAACCTTACGGAGGCATTATTTTAGGAGCATTTATCCTCATACTACTCTATATACAGTTTTATCCTAACAATATATTTGCACAATATGGGGGCGTGATTCCCGAAATCGCATTAGCTTTCTTCGGCTTTAAAACGTTGTGTTTTGCTCTTTTGCTCTTTTTACCTAAGTACAGAGCCCAACTGCGCAATGCATTGTATTTTATTACGTTGGCTATCTATGTATTTGCCATAGTGATGAATGCAGTAAGCGAATATTTCTTTTGGAATGAGTTCGGGATTCGTTATAACTTTATTGCAGTAGATTACCTTATTTATACCAATGAAGTGATAGGTAATATAATGGAGAGTTACCCCATAGTGCCCTTATTTTCAGGGGTTTTTGTAGTAGTATTGGTAATTACTATATATTTATTTCTCAAGACTAAGAGTGCGCTAAAAACAATACCCACCCTCTTTGAAAAAACGGTTATAGTAGTGCCCTATTTGCTGTTAGTGCTTATAGGAATGTGGAGATTACCCCAGCTTGATGCTATGGTTGCCGAAAATACTTTTGCTCAAGAAATACAAAGCAATGGTGTTTACAAGTTTTATTACGCTTTTACTCATAGTGAGTTAGATTTCTTTCAGTTTTATCCTACCTTGCCAGAAAAAGAGGCTGAAAGCATTGTGCTCAAACAACTAAATGCTCCTGCCCTCGAACGACAGATTGTAGGCGATACTACCGAAGTGCACCGTAATGTAGTACTCATTTCAATAGAAAGTCTTTCGGCGGAATACCTTACAATGTATGGCAATACTGATAATCGTACGCCTTTCTTGGATAGCTTAGCTAATAACAGCTTGTTTTTTACTAATTTGTATGCTACAGGTAACCGTACAGTACGTGGTCTGGAAGCGCTTACTCTTTGTATTCCGCCTACTCCAGGGGAAAGTGTGGTGAAGCGCAAAGACAATAAAGATAAGTTTACCACGGGTAGCGTGTTCAAAAGTAAAGGTTATGATGTGAAATATCTCTATGGAGGCGATAGTTATTTTGATAATATGAAGGATTTCTTCAGTGGTAATGGTTACGATATTGTAGATAGCAAGAGCTTTACTCCAGAAGAAGTAACTTTTTCCAATATATGGGGCGTTTGCGATGAAGATATGGCAAACAAAGCTATAAAGGTGATGAATGAACAAGCTAAAGCAGGCAAACCATTCTTTAATCACTGGATGACCGTGAGCAATCACCGTCCGTTTACTTATCCTGAAGGTAAAATTGATATTCCTCCTACTGAGAAACGACGTGCAGGTGGAGTAAAATATACCGATTATGCTCTCAAACGATTCTTTGAGATGGCAAAACAACAAGAGTGGTACAAAAACACTATTTTTGTGATTGTAGCCGATCACTGTGCATCGAGTGCAGGTAGTACCGAATTACCCTTAGATGGCTATCGTATCCCTTGTTTTATTGTTGCCGATTTTATCACTCCTAAGAAAATAGATATAATGGTATCACAAATAGATGTGATGCCTACCGTTTTTGGTTTGCTAAATTTCAATTATATCTCTAAGTTCATAGGGCAAGATGTACTAAAAGAAGGTTATCAGCCACGCGCTTATATTGCTACTTATCAGGATTTAGGTTACTTAACCCCTGATAAACTCACTATTATATCACCTTTGAGAAAAACCACTCAATACAGTTTGCACAAAGAAACAGAACAACCCTCACAAGAGTATCCCTTGTTTTATGAGCAAATAAAAGAAAATAATGTGAATAAGGAACAAGCCGATGCTTGTATTGGTACTTATCAAGCTACTGCCGAGTGGTTAAAAAACAAACAGTTCAATGCGCTCAAGAAATAAGCTAAAAATTATCAACGACCCTATTTATGGGTTTATCCATATCCCCAGCACTTTAGTGTTCGACATTATTGAGCACCCCTATTTTCAGCGGCTCAGGCGTATCAATCAAATGGGACTTTCGTATTTGGTATTTCCAGGGGCTAAACACACTCGTTTTGAGCACGTATTGGGGTGTGTGTTCTTAATGCAGAAAACAGTAGAGATGCTCCGTTTCAAGGGAGTACAAATCTCTGAAAAAGAGGCTGAAGGACTCTATATTGCCATATTGTTGCACGATATAGGGCACGGACCTTTTTCTCACGCAATGGAACACAGCATTGTCGAAGGTATTTCTCACGAGGAAATCTCGTTGCGCTTTATGCAAGAGCTTAACAAGGTATTTAATGGCAAATTAGATACCGCTATAGCAATATTTCAAGGTACTTACCTTCGTAAGTTTATGCATCAACTCATCTCTGGTCAGTTAGATATGGACAGAGCCGATTACTTAAAACGCGATAGTTTTTATACAGGAGTCGCTGAGGGGAATATAAATTCTGAACGCCTTATCTCAATGCTTAACGTACGCAACGACGAATTAGTAGTCGAAGAAAAAGGCTTATACTCGGTAGAGAAATTCCTAATAGCTCGCCGATTGATGTATTGGCAAGTGTATTTGCACAAAACTAGCGTAGTAGCCGAGCAGATACTCATCAGGTTGCTCAATCGCGCCAAAGAGTTGGTGCAACAAGGGCAAGAACTGACTATGTCCACCGCTTTAGCTTTCTTTGTGAAAAACAAGATATCCAAAAATAATTTCTCACAAGAAGTACTTGAGATGTTTGCTTGTTTAGACGATACAGATATTATTTCAGCAATGAAAGAATGGCAGTTCCAC is from Capnocytophaga ochracea DSM 7271 and encodes:
- a CDS encoding thioredoxin family protein, whose protein sequence is MEKFGDIINVNTPVLICFYSEGIEVSLHMNAVLREVVTILRDRVKVVKVDINKNKELSKALKISVLPTVIIFNNMNLIWRGEGFQDSEVLLMELNKFL
- the dnaN gene encoding DNA polymerase III subunit beta produces the protein MKFIVSSSYLLKKLQVFGGVINNNNTMPILDNFLFELSTNSLTISASDLETTVRGTLEVESDSEGSIAVSAKLLTDILKTFSEQPLTFLVKENNVIEISSTTGNYTLAYLDGEEFPRPVALPEASKVTMIGDVLATAVQKTIFAAGNDDLRPTMSGILFQFSENGLTFVGTDAHKLVKYERLDIKANEAADFIMPKKPLNILKGILAGSETEVTVEYNESNAKFSFDDMEFICRLIDGKYPNYDAVIPKENPNKLILNRSQFYSSINRLSLFSNKTTHQVRLKIAGSSLVISAEDVDYSNKGEERFTCNYQGDDLEIGFNSKFLKEMINNLDSDEILIEMSLPNRAGLITPVDGLDEGEKVLMLAMPIMLNTNQ
- a CDS encoding LTA synthase family protein, producing the protein MKSILERIKPFTYIASLYLIVSFVMRIVFMVHPITATTFSVWSVFKMLFIGLLSDAFVIVLASSILMLYFLFIANVKYKKPYGGIILGAFILILLYIQFYPNNIFAQYGGVIPEIALAFFGFKTLCFALLLFLPKYRAQLRNALYFITLAIYVFAIVMNAVSEYFFWNEFGIRYNFIAVDYLIYTNEVIGNIMESYPIVPLFSGVFVVVLVITIYLFLKTKSALKTIPTLFEKTVIVVPYLLLVLIGMWRLPQLDAMVAENTFAQEIQSNGVYKFYYAFTHSELDFFQFYPTLPEKEAESIVLKQLNAPALERQIVGDTTEVHRNVVLISIESLSAEYLTMYGNTDNRTPFLDSLANNSLFFTNLYATGNRTVRGLEALTLCIPPTPGESVVKRKDNKDKFTTGSVFKSKGYDVKYLYGGDSYFDNMKDFFSGNGYDIVDSKSFTPEEVTFSNIWGVCDEDMANKAIKVMNEQAKAGKPFFNHWMTVSNHRPFTYPEGKIDIPPTEKRRAGGVKYTDYALKRFFEMAKQQEWYKNTIFVIVADHCASSAGSTELPLDGYRIPCFIVADFITPKKIDIMVSQIDVMPTVFGLLNFNYISKFIGQDVLKEGYQPRAYIATYQDLGYLTPDKLTIISPLRKTTQYSLHKETEQPSQEYPLFYEQIKENNVNKEQADACIGTYQATAEWLKNKQFNALKK
- a CDS encoding HD domain-containing protein, translating into MRSRNKLKIINDPIYGFIHIPSTLVFDIIEHPYFQRLRRINQMGLSYLVFPGAKHTRFEHVLGCVFLMQKTVEMLRFKGVQISEKEAEGLYIAILLHDIGHGPFSHAMEHSIVEGISHEEISLRFMQELNKVFNGKLDTAIAIFQGTYLRKFMHQLISGQLDMDRADYLKRDSFYTGVAEGNINSERLISMLNVRNDELVVEEKGLYSVEKFLIARRLMYWQVYLHKTSVVAEQILIRLLNRAKELVQQGQELTMSTALAFFVKNKISKNNFSQEVLEMFACLDDTDIISAMKEWQFHPDVVLSKLSKMLLNRDLLKIKVRLNDFEEQKIKRLQKLSVAKGVEEKDIKYFVFTGVMTNRAYNPGKEIIKILTKNGRVVDLTKTSEAINLEPLSQVTERYYICYPK